One segment of Chelmon rostratus isolate fCheRos1 chromosome 17, fCheRos1.pri, whole genome shotgun sequence DNA contains the following:
- the nucb1 gene encoding nucleobindin-1, with product MNLKPGWLLLLSISAGVWSVPIDRNVGNQEAKEEVQEENGDTGLYYDRYLREVIEVLETDPHFREKLQTANTEDIKNGRLSKELDLVSHHVRTRLDELKRQEVSRLRMLLKAKLDSTNVQTLQMDHASLLKQFEHLDPHNQNTFEAKDLELLISTATKDLENYDAERHEEFKRYEMLKEHERREYLKGLDQEKREKEEKRMQELKEKHRQHPKVNAPGSVAQLREVWEETDGLDPHEFNPKTFFKLHDTNEDDVLDEQELEALFTKELEKVYDPKNEEDDMMEMEEERLRMREHVMKNVDTNKDRLVSLEEFLKSTEKKEFNNPKEWETLDTKPAYTEEELLRFEAELRDKEEELKRKADNLRQEQELLKERGKALEAQRREYQQAVLEMSQRQKEQQAADGQPPVGPNGELQFQPEAQKLEAKEAKTPAEHGAEAQNNLPAEPPQNLPLHT from the exons ATGAACTTAAAACCTGGCTGGCTGCTGCTTCTATCCATCTCTGCTGGGGTCTGGTCAGTGCCTATTGATCGCAATGTAGGCAACCAGGAAGCTAAAGAGGAAGTGCAGGAGGAGAACGGG GACACTGGCCTGTACTATGACAGGTATCTCAGAGAGGTGATTGAGGTGCTGGAGACAGACCCACACTTCAGAGAGAaactgcaaacagcaaacacagaagacaTCAAG AATGGTCGTCTCAGTAAAGAGCTGGACCTGGTCAGTCACCACGTCAGGACTCGCCTGGATGAGCTGAAGCGTCAGGAGGTTTCACGTCTCAGGATGCTGCTGAAAGCCAAACTGGACAGCACCAACGTACAGA CCCTGCAGATGGATCACGCGTCACTGCTGAAGCAGTTTGAACATCTTGATCCCCACAATCAAAACACCTTTGAGGCCAAAGACCTCGAGCTGCTTATCTCGACG GCCACCAAGGACCTGGAGAACTACGACGCCGAGAGACACGAGGAGTTCAAACGCTACGAGATGCTGAAGGAGCACGAGAGGCGGGAGTACCTGAAGGGCCTGGAccaggagaagagggagaaggaggagaagagaatgcaggagctgaaggagaaaCATCGCCAGCACCCCAAAGTCAATGCTCCG GGTAGCGTTGCTCAGCTACGGGAAGTCTGGGAGGAGACGGACGGCCTGGATCCTCACGAGTTCAAccccaaaacattttttaaactgcacG ATACAAATGAAGATGATGTTTTAGATGAGCAGGAGTTGGAGGCTCTTTTCACTAAAGAG ctggagaAGGTCTACGACCCAAAGAATGAGGAGGATGATatgatggagatggaggaagaaaggcTGAGGATGAGGGAGCATGTCATGAAGAAT GTGGACACAAATAAAGATCGTCTGGTCAGCCTGGAGGAGTTCCTCAAATCCACCGAGAAGAAGGAGTTCAATAATCCCAAAGAGTGGGAG ACTCTGGACACCAAGCCGGCATACACAGAGGAAGAGCTCCTGCGATTTGAGGCCGAGCTCcgggacaaagaggaggagctgaagaggaaggcGGATAATCTACGTcaggagcaggagctgctgaaggagagagGCAAAGCCCTGGAGGCCCAGAGGAGAGAGTACCAGCAG GCGGTGTTGGAGATGTCCcagagacagaaggagcagcaggctgcagacgGGCAGCCTCCTGTGGGTCCTAATGGAGAACTGCAGTTCCAACCAGAGGCACAAAAACTGGAAGCTAAAG AAGCAAAAACCCCAGCTGAGCACGGAGCCGAAGCCCAGAATAATCTGCCTGCAGAGCCTCCACAGAATCTGCCTTTACACACTTAA